A genomic window from Silene latifolia isolate original U9 population chromosome Y, ASM4854445v1, whole genome shotgun sequence includes:
- the LOC141628391 gene encoding uncharacterized protein LOC141628391 — translation MAMLVSIWNMRNAILFRGEKLSPFTFYRGWSSKVDVVISALNRKKQDNQKTGVDEETGNGEMMESKEIKEGRPVYLVHSGDGCHLKRIMVDASWDSQRVASFGWCLLNEEEAVVYEGKAKGRAENPLQAETKGLKMALDWARMEGLLHLEISSDCLQLVTQLADIGMVHHSIEGLLEEVAEISSYFHCLCISYIPRAFNCRAHKLAEEARNL, via the coding sequence ATGGCAATGTTGGTATCTATATGGAATATGCGAAATGCTATCCTTTTTAGGGGGGAGAAACTTTCACCTTTTACTTTCTATCGAGGTTGGTCTTCGAAAGTGGATGTTGTAATAAGCGCTCTGAATAGAAAAAAGCAAGATAACCAGAAAACGGGGGTGGATGAGGAGACGGGTAATGGGGAAATGATGGAGTCTAAGGAAATCAAGGAGGGACGACCAGTATATCTGGTTCATAGCGGAGATGGATGTCATTTGAAGAGGATCATGGTTGATGCCAGTTGGGACTCACAGAGAGTGGCCTCATTTGGTTGGTGTCTTCTAAATGAGGAGGAAGCGGTTGTCTATGAAGGTAAGGCCAAGGGGAGGGCAGAGAACCCCTTGCAAGCCGAAACAAAGGGTCTTAAAATGGCGTTGGACTGGGCTCGGATGGAAGGACTACTTCACCTGGAGATTTCTTCGGACTGCCTTCAACTGGTTACTCAACTTGCTGATATTGGGATGGTGCATCACTCTATTGAAGGGCTGCTTGAGGAAGTTGCTGAGATTTCCTCGTACTTTCACTGTCTATGTATTAGTTATATACCTAGAGCTTTTAACTGCAGGGCTCATAAGCTTGCGGAGGAAGCTAGGAATCTTTAG
- the LOC141628392 gene encoding protein FAR1-RELATED SEQUENCE 2-like, with protein sequence MTETRIGFYFDYDLDDDGSLRRAIWADGTARDNYKIFGDAVSFDPTYSINKYSMVFTPFTGVDHHKRSVTFCGALVAREDYESFNWVFSRFLQAMGGKEPKYIITNQDPGIIKSVSLVFKTARHRFCMWHIMNKMPSKFGVSRSDYNEFICKMNDIIWDDELEAAEFDGIWEKIIQDHSVGVNDWFADTYAIRGQWSAMDQQRHTQKQLDNMDEHSSATASTHLALEIHAAKVYTYSAFHKFKQEAIFSIDTCRTGGFTERGELEVTTVKDSTRKKNFEVAYSPALSDDTGTENMQVIDEKQIAMSIMWSEVHEAVGLLRDKGIVDVDSFSAVIRSFKQSLSPLGEVLNKNQQMEKFLNCTACEVVTILPPKNSKNKGTGKRLLSAKTKAMVLARKPKRKCKNCKRMTNHDKRNCPNPFSAHTPLCEGSSEPEEDEGEEEEELESEQE encoded by the exons ATGACTGAAACAAGAATAGGTTTCTACTTTGACTATGACCTTGACGATGATGGCAGCCTACGTAGGGCCATATGGGCGGACGGTACCGCCCGAGATAATTACAAAATTTTTGGTGATGCGGTGTCATTTGACCCAACTTACTCCATCAATAAGTATTCTATGGTATTCACACCATTCACAGGTGTTGACCACCATAAACGATCTGTGACGTTCTGTGGGGCTCTAGTTGCAAGGGAAGATTATGAGTCGTTTAATTGGGTTTTCAGCCGGTTTTTACAAGCAATGGGGGGTAAGGAACCCAAGTACATAATTACAAATCAGGACCCAGGTATTATCAAATCTGTCTCTCTTGTTTTCAAGACAGCGCGCCATCGGTTctgtatgtggcatataatgaacaaaatgCCAAGTAAGTTTGGCGTCTCGAGAAGCGATTATAATGAGTTCATCTGTAAAATGAatgacattatatgggacgatgaGCTTGAGGCAGCAGAATTTGATGGTATCTGGGAGAAAATAATTCAAGATCATAGTGTTGGCGTAAATGATTGGTTTGCAGATACATATGCTATAAGGGGACagtgg AGCGCTATGGACCAACAAAGACATACACAGAAGCAGCTTGACAACATGGATGAGCACTCGTCTGCAACGGCGTCAACACATCTGGCATTAGAGATTCATGCTGCAAAGGTGTACACCTATTCAGCTTTCCACAAATTCAAACAAGAAGCCATCTTCTCAATTGATACATGTAGAACAGGAGGTTTCACTGAGAGAGGCGAGCTAGAGGTAACTACTGTCAAAGATTCAACCAGAAAGAAGAATTTTGAAGTTGCGTATAGTCCAG CTTTATCTGATGACACAG GAACAGAAAACATGCAAGTCATCGATGAAAAACAAATTGCAATGTCAAtaatgtggtcagaagttcatgaaGCTGTAGGGCTCCTTCGAGACAAAGGAATAGTTGATGTTGACAGCTTTTCCGCTGTAATTAGATCATTTAAACAGTCCCTGTCACCATTAGGGGAAGTGttgaataaaaatcaacaaatggagAAATTTCTGAATTGTACGGCATGTGAGGTAGTGACGATATTGCCACCAAAGAATTCGAAAAACAAGGGGACCGGAAAAAGATTGTTGTCAGCcaaaacaaaagcaatggtgTTGGCTAGGAAACCCAAACGTAAGTGTAAGAATTGCAAGAGAATGACAAATCACGACAAGAGAAACTGCCCTAACCCCTTCTCAGCACACACGCCATTGTGCGAAGGGTCGTCTGAACCAGAAGAGGatgaaggagaggaggaggaagagctgGAGTCAGAACAAGAATAG